Part of the Kitasatospora sp. NBC_00374 genome is shown below.
GTGGGCCGACGGGTGTGCTCAGCGGCGGCGGAACAGCAGGTCGTGCACGACGTGCCCCTTGGCGAGGCCGGCCCGTTCGAACTTGGTCATCGGCCGCCAGCCCGGCCGGGGCGCGTAGCCGGGGACGCTGCCGGTCGGGTGCTCGGCGGGCTCCAGCCAGCCGGTGCCGTCGCCCTCGGGGTGCAGGTTCTCCAGCTCGGGGGAGGCGCAGAGCACGCGGAGCATCTGCTCGGCGTACTCCTCCCAGTCGGTCGCGCAGTGCACCAGGGCGCCGGGCGCCAGGCGCGGCAGGACCAGCTCCAGGAAGGACTCCTGGATCAGGCGCCGCTTGTGGTGCTTGGGCTTGGGCCACGGGTCGGGGAAGTAGACCCGCAGACCGGCCAGCGAGGCGTCGGGGAGCATGTCGCGGAGCAGGATGACGGCGTCGCCGGCGGCCAGCCGGACGTTGCGGGAGTCGTCGCGCTCCAGGAACTGCAGCAGGTTGCCGTGGCCGGGGGTGTGGACGTCGGCCGCGAGGATGCCTGCGGTCGGGTCGGCGGCGGCCATGGTGGCGGTGGTGTCGCCCATGCCGAAGCCGATCTCCAGGGTGACCGGCCGCCCCTCGAACAGCTCGACGAGGTCCAGCGGGGTGCCGTCGATCGCGAGGCCGTACTGCTCCCAGCCCCGGTCCAGCGCGCCGGCCTGGGCCTTGGTCATCCGTCCGCGGCGCGGCTGGAAGCTGCGGATGCGGTGCTCGCGGTGCTGCTCCTCGGTGGCCTTGTGCGGGTACATCGGCGCCGGGTAGCCCGCGGGGGCGGCGGAAAGCCGGGCCGAGGGGCGCAGCTCGGTCTCGGGCGAGACGGTCTCGGTCAGCTGGGGGGAGGCGGTGGCAGTCACAATCGGCCAAGTCTAAAGGGGCGTGCGCAGGGCCGGGGCGGCGCGTGACGCATTCCTCACCTCGGACGGTCAGCCGCCCGCCTCCAGCGCGGCCAGCGCCCGGCGGGCCACCTCGCGGCCGATCGCCAGGGAGGCGGTGGCGGCGGGGGAGGGGGCGTTGAGGACGTGCACCGTGCGGCGGGCGGAGGCGGCGTCGGCGGGGTCGAAGCCGGCGAACGCGAAGTCGTCCAGCAGCGAGCCGTCCCGGGCCACGGCCTGGGCCCGGACGCCCGCGGTGGCCGGTACCAGGTCGGCGGCCGTGACGGCGGGCAGCAGCCGCTGCACGGCGGTGGTGAAGGCGCGCTTGGACAGCGAGCGGTGCAACTCGCCGATCTCGTAACGCCAGTGGCGCCGGGCGATCTGCCAGGTGCCGGGGAAGGCCGCCGTCTCGGCCAGGTCGCGGAGCTTGAGCGTGCGCCAGTCGTAGCCCTCGCGGGCCAGCGCGGGGACGGCGTTGGGGCCGACGTGGACGTCGCCGTGGACGCCGCGGGTGAGGTGGACGCCGAGGAACGGGAAGGCCGGGTCGGGCACCGGGTAGACCAGGCCGCGGACCAGCGCCCGGCGGGCTTCGGTGAGTTCGTAGTACTCGCCGCGGAACGGGACGATGCGCACCCCGGGGTCGTCGCCGGTCAGCCGGGCGATCCGGTCGCTGTGCAGGCCGGCGCAGTTCACCAGGACGCCGCAGCGCAGTTCGCCGGAGGAGGTCTGCACCGTCACCCCGTCGGGGCGCCGGACCACCGCGCGCAGTTCGGTGCCGGTACGCAGTTCGGCGCCCTTCTCCTCGGCGAGGCGCGCGTAGGTGCGGGCCACGGCGGGGAAGTCGCAGATGCCGGTGGTGCCGACGTGCAGGCCGGCGATGCCGGTGACCTCGGGCTCGTGCTCCCTGATGCCGTCGGGGCCGAGCTCGGCGACCGGGATGCCGTTCTCCCGGCCGCGCTCGGCCAGCGCGGCCAGCCGGGGCAGTTCGGCGGCGCCGGTGGCCACGATCAGCTTGCCGGTCACCTGGTACGGGATGCCGTGCTCGCGGCAGAACTCGACCATCTCGGCGGCGCCGCCGGTCGCGTACCGCGCCTTGAGCGAGCCGGGGCGGTAGTACACGCCGCTGTGGATCACGCCGCTGTTGCGGCCGGTCTGGTGGGCGGCGAAGTCCGGTTCCTTCTCCAGCAGTGCCACCGCCAGCCCGGGCCTGGCCCGGGTCAGCGCGTACGCCGTGGACAGTCCGACGATCCCGCCGCCCACCACCAGCACATCGACGTCGTAACCCACCGCAGCCCCTTCCGCCGGCTCCCCGAGGCGATGCTTTCACGGCGGGGAGCCGGGGGTGAGGGTTTCGGGTCCGCTACCGCAGCCAGGGCCAGTCGGCGTCCCGGCCGGACTCCAGCAGCGGGATCAGCCGGAACGCGGAGTCGCCCAGGCCGCCGAAGGTGTGGCGGCCGGCGGTGCCGGACGGCGCGTGTCCGGTGCGGTAGCCGGCCAGGTTCCAGGTGTAGACCGGGATGTGGCCGGGGACGGCGTCGAGCGGGTCGCCGTGCCAGGTGCCGTAGGCCTGCTCGTCGGTGACGACGACGACCCGGTCCTGGCCGCGGTAGTGGCTGCGCACCGCACTGGCGGTGTCGGTGCCGCCGAGGTCGCCGAAGCGCTGCAGCGTCGTCAGGACCGAGTCGCCCCGTTCGAGGTCGAGCCGGTTGCTGGTCGAGCCGAACTGCACCAGGTCGGCGTCGGCGGCCCGGAGGGCCAGTGCCGTGCCGAAGATCGCCGCCGAGTCGGCGCGGTTCAGCTGGGTCTGTGCGCTCGGGCGGTCGAACATGGAACCCGAGCGGTCGACCAGGACGAGGGTGCGGCCCGGCAGCGCCGGCACGTTGGCCAGCGAGTGGCCGAGCGCCTGCTCCAGCGGGTACGCCCAGCGCAGCGACGGCGCGTGCCGGTACGCGGCCAGGTAGCGGAACGGGAACTGCCGGGACCGCCGGACCTCGTCCGGGTCGGCGATCCGCCGGGCGACCTGCGCGGCGACCTCGTCCGAGACCCCGGCCCGGTCGAAGTTGCGCAGGTTGCGCAGCAGCGCCATGGAGCCCATGGACGGAATGATCGCCTCCCAGACGGCG
Proteins encoded:
- the trmB gene encoding tRNA (guanosine(46)-N7)-methyltransferase TrmB, with the translated sequence MYPHKATEEQHREHRIRSFQPRRGRMTKAQAGALDRGWEQYGLAIDGTPLDLVELFEGRPVTLEIGFGMGDTTATMAAADPTAGILAADVHTPGHGNLLQFLERDDSRNVRLAAGDAVILLRDMLPDASLAGLRVYFPDPWPKPKHHKRRLIQESFLELVLPRLAPGALVHCATDWEEYAEQMLRVLCASPELENLHPEGDGTGWLEPAEHPTGSVPGYAPRPGWRPMTKFERAGLAKGHVVHDLLFRRR
- the lhgO gene encoding L-2-hydroxyglutarate oxidase, which translates into the protein MGYDVDVLVVGGGIVGLSTAYALTRARPGLAVALLEKEPDFAAHQTGRNSGVIHSGVYYRPGSLKARYATGGAAEMVEFCREHGIPYQVTGKLIVATGAAELPRLAALAERGRENGIPVAELGPDGIREHEPEVTGIAGLHVGTTGICDFPAVARTYARLAEEKGAELRTGTELRAVVRRPDGVTVQTSSGELRCGVLVNCAGLHSDRIARLTGDDPGVRIVPFRGEYYELTEARRALVRGLVYPVPDPAFPFLGVHLTRGVHGDVHVGPNAVPALAREGYDWRTLKLRDLAETAAFPGTWQIARRHWRYEIGELHRSLSKRAFTTAVQRLLPAVTAADLVPATAGVRAQAVARDGSLLDDFAFAGFDPADAASARRTVHVLNAPSPAATASLAIGREVARRALAALEAGG